A genomic region of Eucalyptus grandis isolate ANBG69807.140 chromosome 5, ASM1654582v1, whole genome shotgun sequence contains the following coding sequences:
- the LOC104443543 gene encoding RING-H2 finger protein ATL51 isoform X1: MSHEPRATSLPIPLQFQLVQKAEENFLEPPGHSTYDPIMESPGYPKTWIPYLTTKDCSRGLCSFYCTQWCNFALPPPPTFRFPDDDNSGPTFSPLVIAIIGILASAFLLVSYYTLISKCWRGTNSRRSEIYDLDAQLEENRPPSVQEPWQIATGGLDEALIKSITMCRYKKHDGGLIEGTCSVCLSEFQEDESIRLLPKCTHVFHVPCIDTWLKSHSNCPLCRSDVISSAPSASPALTPALATDGSSLGTESSPEIHQEESEDDNSPAAQDPGSAHKTVHISNSPGTPSQISSDLANPERTHTVIEVREGSSQSQHVRRSFSMDHSCRTCVSVAGISLQANGEEQLVIGVDECTGNAEPGPVKHSLGEVPKADNKRSPSYLHCACAVSPATLKRSLSSGRISFLSRHGRPRNATIPV, from the exons ATGAGCCACGAGCCACGAGCCACAAGCCTTCCAATCCCCTTGCAATTCCAG CTTGTCCAAAAAGCGGAGGAGAATTTCCTAGAGCCTCCCGGTCACTCTACTTATGATCCAATTATGGAGTCTCCAGGATACCCCAAAACTTGGATTCCATACTTGACCACTAAAGATTGCTCACGAGGTCTCTGCAGCTTTTACTGTACACAGTGGTGCAATTTTGCTTTGCCTCCTCCACCAACTTTTCGATTTCCAGATGATGACAATTCAGGCCCAACTTTTTCCCCACTCGTCATAGCAATCATTGGAATTTTGGCCAGTGCTTTCCTCCTAGTGAGTTACTATACCCTAATCTCCAAGTGCTGGCGCGGCACCAACTCGAGAAGAAGTGAAATCTATGACCTGGATGCGCAACTTGAAGAAAACCGCCCCCCGTCGGTCCAAGAGCCCTGGCAGATCGCGACCGGGGGATTGGATGAGGCCCTGATCAAGTCGATCACGATGTGCAGGTACAAGAAGCACGATGGTGGGCTAATAGAAGGGACCTGCTCGGTGTGCCTCAGCGAGTTCCAGGAGGATGAGAGCATCAGGCTCTTGCCCAAGTGCACTCACGTTTTCCATGTGCCGTGCATCGACACATGGCTGAAGTCCCATTCAAACTGCCCGCTGTGCCGCTCTGACGTCATTTCCAGTGCTCCTAGTGCTTCGCCAGCTCTGACTCCTGCTCTTGCGACCGATGGGAGCTCGTTAGGAACTGAATCCTCCCCAGAGATCCACCAGGAAGAAAGTGAAGATGATAATTCACCGGCCGCACAAGATCCAGGCTCAGCCCACAAGACAGTGCACATAAGTAACAGTCCTGGAACCCCATCGCAGATTTCTAGCGATTTGGCAAACCCTGAACGCACACATACCGTAATTGAGGTGAGGGAAGGAAGCTCGCAGTCGCAGCATGTCAGGAGATCGTTTTCTATGGATCACTCGTGTCGAACCTGCGTTTCAGTCGCCGGCATATCGCTTCAGGCGAACGGCGAAGAGCAGCTAGTCATCGGAGTGGACGAGTGCACAGGAAATGCGGAACCAGGACCGGTGAAGCATTCGCTAGGGGAAGTACCAAAGGCAGATAATAAGAGAAGCCCTTCGTACTTGCACTGTGCATGTGCAGTGAGTCCGGCGACCCTGAAGAGATCACTATCGAGCGGGAGGATTTCCTTCCTCTCCCGGCACGGAAGGCCGAGGAATGCTACAATTCCTGTCTAA
- the LOC104443543 gene encoding RING-H2 finger protein ATL51 isoform X2 → MESPGYPKTWIPYLTTKDCSRGLCSFYCTQWCNFALPPPPTFRFPDDDNSGPTFSPLVIAIIGILASAFLLVSYYTLISKCWRGTNSRRSEIYDLDAQLEENRPPSVQEPWQIATGGLDEALIKSITMCRYKKHDGGLIEGTCSVCLSEFQEDESIRLLPKCTHVFHVPCIDTWLKSHSNCPLCRSDVISSAPSASPALTPALATDGSSLGTESSPEIHQEESEDDNSPAAQDPGSAHKTVHISNSPGTPSQISSDLANPERTHTVIEVREGSSQSQHVRRSFSMDHSCRTCVSVAGISLQANGEEQLVIGVDECTGNAEPGPVKHSLGEVPKADNKRSPSYLHCACAVSPATLKRSLSSGRISFLSRHGRPRNATIPV, encoded by the coding sequence ATGGAGTCTCCAGGATACCCCAAAACTTGGATTCCATACTTGACCACTAAAGATTGCTCACGAGGTCTCTGCAGCTTTTACTGTACACAGTGGTGCAATTTTGCTTTGCCTCCTCCACCAACTTTTCGATTTCCAGATGATGACAATTCAGGCCCAACTTTTTCCCCACTCGTCATAGCAATCATTGGAATTTTGGCCAGTGCTTTCCTCCTAGTGAGTTACTATACCCTAATCTCCAAGTGCTGGCGCGGCACCAACTCGAGAAGAAGTGAAATCTATGACCTGGATGCGCAACTTGAAGAAAACCGCCCCCCGTCGGTCCAAGAGCCCTGGCAGATCGCGACCGGGGGATTGGATGAGGCCCTGATCAAGTCGATCACGATGTGCAGGTACAAGAAGCACGATGGTGGGCTAATAGAAGGGACCTGCTCGGTGTGCCTCAGCGAGTTCCAGGAGGATGAGAGCATCAGGCTCTTGCCCAAGTGCACTCACGTTTTCCATGTGCCGTGCATCGACACATGGCTGAAGTCCCATTCAAACTGCCCGCTGTGCCGCTCTGACGTCATTTCCAGTGCTCCTAGTGCTTCGCCAGCTCTGACTCCTGCTCTTGCGACCGATGGGAGCTCGTTAGGAACTGAATCCTCCCCAGAGATCCACCAGGAAGAAAGTGAAGATGATAATTCACCGGCCGCACAAGATCCAGGCTCAGCCCACAAGACAGTGCACATAAGTAACAGTCCTGGAACCCCATCGCAGATTTCTAGCGATTTGGCAAACCCTGAACGCACACATACCGTAATTGAGGTGAGGGAAGGAAGCTCGCAGTCGCAGCATGTCAGGAGATCGTTTTCTATGGATCACTCGTGTCGAACCTGCGTTTCAGTCGCCGGCATATCGCTTCAGGCGAACGGCGAAGAGCAGCTAGTCATCGGAGTGGACGAGTGCACAGGAAATGCGGAACCAGGACCGGTGAAGCATTCGCTAGGGGAAGTACCAAAGGCAGATAATAAGAGAAGCCCTTCGTACTTGCACTGTGCATGTGCAGTGAGTCCGGCGACCCTGAAGAGATCACTATCGAGCGGGAGGATTTCCTTCCTCTCCCGGCACGGAAGGCCGAGGAATGCTACAATTCCTGTCTAA
- the LOC104443545 gene encoding protein TORNADO 2 has translation MALSNNVIGAINFVAVLLSIPVIGAGIWLSTEADNACVKILQWPVIILGVLILVVALAGFIGGIWRIQWLLIFYLVAMLVMIVLLGCLVVFVYMVTVRGHGHPEPSRAYLEYDLNDYSGWMRRRVKSSFKWDKIRSCLSSTSMCAELNQSYRMAQDFFDARISPLQSGCCKPPTECGYTFINPTYWISPINNAADMDCLNWSNDQNQLCYNCNSCKAGLLANLKKEWRRADVVLLITLVALISVYLIGCCAFRNAKTEDLFRRYKQGYT, from the exons ATGGCGCTAAGCAACAACGTGATCGGGGCCATAAACTTCGTGGCCGTCCTCCTGTCGATCCCAGTCATCGGGGCGGGGATCTGGCTGTCCACGGAGGCCGACAACGCGTGCGTGAAGATCTTGCAATGGCCGGTCATCATCCTCGGGGTCCTGATCCTGGTGGTGGCGCTCGCCGGATTCATCGGAGGGATCTGGAGGATCCAGTGGCTCCTGATATTCTACCTCGTGGCAATGCTGGTCATGATAGTGCTGCTCGGTTGCCTGGTGGTGTTCGTGTACATGGTGACGGTGCGAGGCCACGGCCACCCGGAGCCGAGCCGGGCCTACTTGGAGTACGATTTGAACGACTACTCGGGGTGGATGAGGAGGCGGGTCAAGAGCTCGTTCAAGTGGGACAAGATTAGGAGCTGCCTGAGCTCCACCAGCATGTGTGCCGAGCTGAACCAGAGCTACAGGATGGCTCAGGATTTCTTCGACGCCAGGATCAGTCCGTTGCAG TCGGGATGTTGTAAGCCGCCGACGGAGTGCGGGTACACCTTCATCAACCCGACGTACTGGATCAGCCCGATCAACAATGCCGCCGACATGGACTGCCTGAACTGGAGCAACGACCAGAACCAGCTCTGCTACAATTGCAACTCGTGCAAGGCCGGCCTGCTCGCGAACCTGAagaaagaatggagaagggcCGACGTTGTCTTGCTCATAACGCTCGTGGCATTGATCTCTGTCTACCTGATCGGGTGCTGTGCCTTCAGGAACGCCAAGACCGAGGACCTCTTCCGCAGGTACAAGCAAGGCTACACTTAG